In Bradyrhizobium sp. WD16, the genomic stretch CTGGTGCAGAGCCAGGCGATCAGCAACGCCGACGGCTCGCTGCGCCTGATCATCAACGGCTCGGTCGCCAATCGCACGTTGTCGGCGCGCTTCCTGTCGGAATTCTTCGGCGCCGGCGTGCAGCACGTCGCCTTCGGATGCGACGACATCTTCACCACCGTGAAGGCGATGCGGGCGCGGGGCGCGAGCTTCCTCGCCATCCCGGACAATTACTACGACGACATCGAGGCCAAGTACGATCTCGCCCCCGATGTCATCACGCTGCTGCGCGAGAACCAGATTCTCTACGATCGCGAGGGCGACGGCGAATTCTTCCAGATCTATACCCACGCCTTCGACGACCGTTTCTTCTTCGAGATCGTGCAGCGGCGCAATTACCAGGGCTTCGGCGCCGCCAATGCCGCGATCCGCCTCGCCGCCCAGGCGCGCGAGGCGCGCCCGGTGGGCATGCCGCGGATCGGGTGAGTTGAACGGGCGAACGATGTACCGACACAGATCGCGTCGATGAGCCCCTCACCCGGCGCGCTGACGCGCGCCGGGTGAGGGGCATGAGCGAGGCCGCGGGACGGCAGCAGGCCTATCCCCGCCCCTTGTTGACGCGGAAGATCACCGGCACCGTGAAGCTCAAGGTTTCGTCGGCGATCAGCGGCGGCGGCGCCGGCACCGGATCCGAGCGCTTGAGCATCGCCAGCGCGGCGGCGTCGAACGCCGGATCGCCCGAGCTCCTGGCGATGCTGCTCGCCAGGATGTGACCGCGCCGGTCGAGGGTGAAGGACACCAGGATTTCGGCCGCCTTCTCCGTCCGCTCCGAGGGATAGCGTTTGTGGCGATCGAGGTGGGCGACCAGTTCCTTCTGCCAAGTGGTGCGGACCCGCTGCTTGGCTGCGCCGATGCCCTGGGCCGGCGTGGTGGCGCGATCCGACGGCTTGGCGGTTTCCGAGGTCGGCCGCGCGGTGGCTTCGGAAGCTGCGGATTCCGCCGCCGGCGCCGCCTGGGCCGCGGGCTTCACCGGCTCGTCCTTGGGCGGCTTGTCGGTGGCATTGGGGGCGACGACGCGATCGGGCTCCTCGCTCTCGACCGGCACTTCTTTCGGCAACTCGCTCGGCATCAGCTCCGCCTTCTGCGCCGAGGCCGCATTGGACGCCGGCGAAGCCTCGCTGTCGGGACCGGGCGGCAGGTCCGAGGGCGGAGCCTGAGGCGCCGCGAGTTCAAGGCTGATCTCCATGCCCGGCGCGCCGAGCTCCTCATCGACCTCGGCTTCGCTCAGATGCGCGAACGCCAGCACGGCCCCGCCGACATGCAGAAACAGCGCCACTGCGGCAGCGCTCATCCAGAGCACGCGGGAGGGGGAGGCAGGTGCGTCGGCAAAGCTCACGGACGTCGCCTCACGGCTTGGCGGCCGCCGCCGCGCCGCCCGGCACGCCCTCGAGGGCGATCAGCGCCACCTTGAGGTAGCCGCCGCTGCGCAGCAGATCGAGGATGTTCATCATCTCGCCATAGGGCACGGTGCGATCGGCGCGCAGGAAGATGCGCCGATCCTTGCCGCCGTCGCCGCCCTGGCCATCGAGGGTGCTGACCAGATCGACACGTTTCACCGGTGTCTCGCCGATCGCCACCGCGAGGTCGGCCTGGATGGTGACATAGGTCGGCTTGTCGGGCCGCTTCTGCGGCGTCGCCGTCGAGGACGGCAGGTCGACCGGCAGGTCGACCGTCGACAGGGGCGCCGCCACCATGAAGATGATGAGCAGCACCAGGATCACGTCGATGAACGGCGTGACGTTGATCTCGTGGGTTTCGCCGAAATCGTCGGCGTCGTCGACGTCGGTGAAGGTGACGCCCATGGTCGACCTCCGCTATTCCGCCGCCGTCCGCATGCCGCCGCCATGGGCGCGATCGAGATCGCGCGACAACAGCCGGCCGGCGGCGCCGGAAGCACGGCTGACCATCTCGAGATAGGCCTTCGTCACCCGGGCGAAATGATTGTAGATGATCACCGCCGGAATGGCGGCGACGAGCCCGATCGCCGTCGCCAGCAGCGCCTCGGCAATGCCCGGAGCCACCACCGCGAGATTGGTGGTCTGCGCCTTCGAGATGCCGATGAAACTGTTCATGATGCCCCATACGGTGCCGAACAGCCCGACGAAGGGCGACGTGGCGCCGATGGTGGCGAGCACACCCATGCCGAAACGCATCCGCCGCGCCTCGGCGCGGGAAATTTCCGCAAAGCTCGATGCCGCGCGCTCCTTGATGCCGGCGTCACTGGAGATGCCGGCGGACAACCGCGCCTCGCGCAGGGCGGCGGCAAGGAACCCGGCCAGGATACTGGACCGGTCGCCGAGGGCGGACCGCGCCTCCGCGATCGAGCGGGCTTCCGCGATCGCCTCGAGCGCGCCGCGCAGCCGGCGCTGCGCCAGAAGCTGTTCGACGAACTTGCCGATGAAGACGGTCCAGGTCACCAGCGAGGCGAAGGCGAGGCCGACCATGACCGCCTTGACCACGATGTCGGCCGCCATGAACATCGACCACGGCGACAATTCATGCGGTACCGCCAGTGCCCGGATCTGGTGCGGGCCGGCGTCGGTGGCCGCGACCGGCGGCGGTGCGGCGCTCTCCACCGGCGCGGCGACGACAGGCGGCGGCGCCGCAGGAGTTGCGGTCACGGCGGGAGATGCGGCGATCGGCGCGGGCGCCGGCGACGCAAGAGCACCTGGCCGGGCCGCGCCTTGCTGGGCCGCGCCCTGCTGAGCCGCGACTGGAACGGCGAGCAGCGCCGCAACCAGACCGGCAGCAAGGACAGAAATCATACGCCTCATCATGACCGCCTTTCGCAATCCCACTCAGACCTCGGCCCAGTAGCGGATCAGGTTGTGATAGATGCCGGTCAATTTGACCGTTTCAGGGTCGCCGCGCCCGAGCCGCCCGCTCAGGCCCTGGATGGCTGCGTCCAGGTCGAAGATCATGCTGCGAGCGCGGTCGTCCCGTATCATGCTCTGCAGCCAGAAGAAAGATGCCACCCGCGCGCCCCTGGTCACCGGCGTGACCATGTGCAGGCTGGCCGAGGGATAGAGCACGAGATGGCCGGCCGGAAGTTTCACCTCGTGCGAGCCGTAGTCGTCCTCGATCACCAGATCGCCTCCGTCATAATCCTCCGGCTCCGACAGGAACAACGTCACCGACAGGTCGGTGCGGATGCGCAGTCCGGTCAGCGGATCGCCGCGCACGGCATTGTCGACATGGATGCCGAAGTGATGACCGCCGGACGCCGCGTAGCGGTTGAACAGCGGCGGAAAGATCTGCCGCGGTATGGCGGCGGAGACGAACAGCGGATTTGCCGTCAGCGCCGAGATGATGCGCTGGCCGAGGCGGCGCGCCACCTCGCCGTCCGGCGGCAGCTGCTCGTTGTGCTTGACCATCGCGGACTGGCCGCCGGCCGTGGCACGGCCGTCCTCCCACTGCGCCGCGTCCATGACGCGGCGGAAGTCGGCGACCTCCTGCTTGCTCAGCACATCGGGGACACAGATCAGCATGATCAGAACTTCGCAGTGGTGACGAGATAGGCGGCGCGGCCGGGGCCGACTGCGACGAACGGCGCCGCGCTGCGATAGAGCGTGTCGTAATAGAGCGCGTTGGTGAGGTTCTGGACGTAGAGCTTCATGCTCAGATTCTCGTTGACCTTCTTTTCGACGAAGGCGTCGAAGCGCCAGTAGCTCGGCAGTTCGGTGCCGGTGTTGGCGGCGAAGGTGCCGCCGTAGATCTTCGAACGGTAGATCGCCTGCCCGCCGATCTCCCAGCCGCCGTCGAGCTTGTATTTGGTGAGCAGGCTGAAGGATTCGTGGGCGATATTGGCGAGCTGCAGCCCGACATTGCCGGCGATCGCCGTCTGCGTGACCTTGGACTTCATCAGCACGAGGCCGCCGAACAGGCTCCAGCGATCGGTGATGTTGCCGCCGGCCTCCAGATCGATGCCCTGGATGCGATAGGCCGCGCCCGACTGGAGCACGTTGTTGACCGTCTCGCGGGCGTTGGTCTTGTCGGTCTGGAACAGCGCGCCGCTCACCAGCAGATGGCGATCGAACAGCTCCCACTTGGTGCCGATTTCGACGCCCTTGTTGCGCTCGGGCCCGAGGATCTGGGTCGGCGACAGCGTCGGACTGAAACCGCCATAGTCTGCCGCCGTGCCGTCAAGTTCGGCGCCGAACGGATTGGAGGAGGTGGCATAGGCGGCGTAGATGCTGCCGATCGGCAGCGGCTTGTAGACGACGCCGCCGTTGTAATTGACGAGATCGGCGCTGGTGGCGTTCGAGGCGGTGTTGTTGGACGACGTGATGCTGTAGCCGTCGTAGCGTACGCCGCCATTGAGAATGAGAAGATCGTCGTAGTTGGCGGTCTCGATCAGGTAGACGCTCTTGGTATCGACGTTGTAGCGCGTCGGATTGCCGATCAATGTCGGCGACGAATAAAACGGCAGGTCGGTATAGGCCGGACTGAAGATCGACTGGTTCGCCAGCGCGCCGGACCCGCTGAAGGCGCTGGAACCGGCCGCCTCCGAGGCGAGGCCGGTATAGCGGTCGATCGAGACCTTCTCGTTGGCGAATTCGGCGCCGACGACCGCGGTGTGCTTCCAGGGGCCGGTGTCGAACTTGTAGGTGGCATCGCTCTGGTTGGCGAGAACGTCAGTGACCTGGTAGCGGCTCTGCGGATTGGCCGAGAAAGTCCACAGCGCCGGATTGGGGTTCGACGTCTTCGGCTGCTCGGGCAGCGTGCCGATATAGTTGAGCACCGAACGCTCGGCCCGCGACCTGTTGCTGAGGGTGAGGTTCTCGTTGACCCTGAACTCGCCGGTGACGGTGCCGAAATCCTGCTTCACCTTCTGGAAGTCGCGGTAACGGAAGCCGTACCAGGCCTCGCGAGGCACGCCGACCTCGGTCACCGGCACGTTGCCCTGCTTGTAATAAGGCACGCCGAAATCCGGGATCCCGCTCAGATCGGTATGGACGTAATTGGCGGTGATCTTGACGTTATCCGTCGGCGTCCACTTGGTTGCGATGAAGCCGCCCCAGCGGTTGTCGGTGGTGACATCGCGACCGGCGACGCCGGCATCCTGGAACATGCCGCCGGCGCGCATGGCGAAGGTCGGACTGATGACCTGGTTGACGTCGAGGGTCAGGCGCCTGGTGCGATCCGTGCCGAAGGTCGACTCGGCGTTGTAGAAATTGCGGTCGGCGGCCTGCTTGGTGACGATGTTGATGGCGCCGCCGGCCGTGCCACGCCCTGCATAAGACGACGCCGGGCCGCGCAGGATCTCGATCTGCTCGGTGAAGAAGTTCTCGCGGATGCTGACCGCCGGGTCGCGGATACCGTCGATGAAGACGTCGTTGCGCGCATCGAAGCCGCGAATGAAGAAGCGATCGCCGAAGGCGTTGCCGCCTTCGCCGGAGCCGAGAGTGACGCCCGCGGTGGTCCGCCCGATCTCGCGCAGGCTGGTGGCGTTCTTGTCGTCGAGCAGTTCCTTGGAAAGGACGGTGATGCTCTTCGGCGTATTGACGATCGGCTCGGTGAACTTGCCGGACGACAGGCGGTTCACCTTGTAGGGCGCCGCCGCATCCGCATAGGGGTCGGCATCGGGCGGCGCCAGTCCGCCGGCATTGGGGAACGGCACCGGCTGAGCCGCGGCCTCGCGCTGGCGCCGGGCGGCGCGGCGCAGCGCGGTGCGGGCACGAACCTGATCGGCGGTCGGCCTGGATGCCGGTTTCGGTCGCGCGACCGGCGCATCGACTGTCACCGCCGGCAGGGTCGACTGCTGGGCCTCGGCGCCACCGATCGAAGCCACCGCGATCAGGCCCGCGACCGCGGTGACGCGCCGCGCCGGGTAGTCGGCTTCATTCGGAATTGCGATGACGATGTTCGACCGCAGCGATCGCGGCGCCCTGACCCCACTCATGAATAATGCCCCAAAGCCCCAGTGATATTCGCATGTTCGGACGATCTCGCGCCGCAATCGCGATGATGACCGACAGCCGAGGTCTCACATGCGGCGGCTTTGCGGAGCAATTCGAATAGGTCTAATTGGCGGCAAAGCCGCCTTGAATCGTTCCAGATCAAAACCGTTCTAAACTTGCAGGCCGCGGAATGCGCCATCGAGGCCGGGATCGGCTCCAACCCCGCCCGCAGCAGTTGTGGCAAGGCGCCACTTCACGTTTCTTCGCGTGTCTCTTCGGGATCGGGTTCGCTCGGCGGCTTCATCAGGGAGAACAGTTCGTCGACCGTGACCATGGCCGCGCGCCGCACGCGCTCGGTGTCCTCGAGCCCGGCGATGTTGACGCCCTTCACCACGGCGCGGATCTCGTCGCGAAAATCGGTGAGGAAGCGCACCGGATCGGCCTGCTGGTTGGCGACGCGCGCGATCAGGCCGGCGACGAGGATCTGGCACGCGATCATGCGGCCGTTGAGTTCATCCATGAGGAGCTCCAGCGGCGAGACGGACACCATCGACCGCCATCCCGAGGCGCGGCCTGAAGGGCGCGTCTCAAAGGATGAACGATCCTGGCTTCGCTCGCACTTTTGGCCACGCCGCCCTTCGAGGCCCGCCGTGCAGGCGCCGCGGGTGACGTGGGCATGGTTTGTCCGATGCGTTACACGGCAAACCAGCCGAGGCGAAAGCTCGCCTCGGCTTGAATCTCTCTAAATCTGACCGCCATGAGCGCGGTGAGCGCCTCAGTCGTCATCCTGCTGCGCCAGGAGCGCGGCGTTGCCGCCGGCAGCGGCGGTGTTGATGGTGTGCGTCTGCTCGCGGGCGAGGCGCGGCAGATAGTGCGGGCCGCCCGCCTTCGGTCCGGTACCCGACAAGCCATGACCGCCGAAGGGCTGCACCCCGACCACGGCGCCGATCATGTTGCGGTTGACATAGACGTTGCCGGTGGCGAGTCGCGATGTGACGGCGTCAACCGTGTCGTCGATCCGCGAATGAATGCCGAGCGTCAGGCCATAGCCGGTGGCGGCGAGATGAATGCGAGCGCGCCCCTGCATGTAGCGAGTTCTTCAAACGCGCGTCAGATCCAAAACCGCACTAGCAAATAGCCGGGGCGAGAGCGAGGGCGACGGATCTCGATGGCTTATCACCGCCGGTCAGCCGGCCGCATGGATCGGTCCATCGTCATGCGCGCCCTGCGGGGTGCCTTCGGCCGCGCCTTGGCGTATTGCTGGAAGCTCGATCGGCGAAACGGAAACATCGCGCAATGCTGGAGAAGACGCGGCAACAGCCCGGGGCCGACCGCGGCGGGGCGCGGGAACCGATGTCGCGGCGCGCCACCGAAATTGCGCTTCTGGTCGCCAGCGCCTTCTTCATGGAGATGCTGGACGGCACCGTGATCGTGACGGCGCTGCCGGAGATGGCGAAAAGTTTCGGCGTCAACCCGGTCGATCTGACGCTCGGCATGACCGCCTATATGCTGACGCTGGCGGTATTCATCCCGCTGTCGGGCTGGTTCGCCGACCGTTTCGGTTCGCGCCGCGTCTTCGTGCTGGCGCTTGCGATCTTCACCCTCGCTTCGGTGCTGTGCGGACTTGCAACGGGCACCTGGAGCTTCACCCTGGCGCGGGTGCTGCAGGGTTTCGGCGGTTCGATGATGGTGCCGGTCGGCCGTCTCGCGGTGCTGCGCACGACGCCCAAGCAGCATCTGATCCGGGCCATCGCCGTCATCACCTGGCCGGGCCTGATCGCGCCGATCATCGGCCCTGCGGCGGGCGGCTTTCTCACCACCTACGTGGACTGGCGCTGGATCTTCTTCCTCAATGTGCCGCTCGGCCTCGCCGGCATGGCGTTCGCCTGGCGCCTCATTCCCGAGGGCGAGGACAGCCGCGACCGGCCGCTCGACCGCGCCGGATTCGTGCTGAGCGCCGCGGCCTGCCTCGCCTTCACCTACGGCCTCAACCTGTTCGGCAATGTCGACGTGCCCGTGGTTCTCGCCTCGCTGCTGGTGATCGCCGGCCTCGGCTTCGCCGTGGCGACCTACATCCACGCCCAGCGCCACCCCTCGCCGCTGCTCGACCTGTCGTCGCTGAAGATCCAGACCTATGCGGTGAGCGTCGGCGGCGGCACCCTGCTGCGCACCGTCATCAGCACCGCCCCGTTCCTGCTGCCGCTGATGTTCCAGGTCGGATTCGGCCTCGATGCCTTCGAGGCCGGTCTGCTGGTGCTCGCGGTATTCGTCGGCAATCTCGGCATCAAGCCGCTGACGACGCCGATGCTGCGCCGCCTCGGCTTCCGGCGGCTGCTGCTCGGCAACGGCCTGTTGTTCGCGGCGACGCTGGTCGGCTGCGCCTTTCTCACCCCGCAGACGCCGCGGGTGCTGCTGCTGCTCCTGCTCCTGATCAGCGGTGCCAGTCGCTCCACCCAGTTCACCGCCATCGCCACCATCGCCTTCGCCGATGTGCCGCAGCAGCGCATGAGCGGCGCCAATACCTTCTTCAGCCTGATGTTCCAGCTCAGCCTGGGCTTGAGCGTCGCGGTCGGCGCGGTGTGCCTGAAGATCGCCTCGCTGCTGCTCGGCCATCCCGCCGGATCGCTCACCCTGGCCGATTTCCGTCTGGCGTTCCTGCTCACCGCGGGACTGGTCCTGATCGGGCTGATCGACAGCTTCCGTCTGCCGGCCAATGCCGGCGAGGCGGTCAGCCGCAAATCCTGATCCCGATCGACGTTCGATCGGAACGCAATCCCCGACTTTTGTTCGATGCGTCTTCTTCACGCCAAGGAGGCCCGCCTCGCTTGAAAGCGCTTCAGGCCCCGCGCAGCAGGTTGGCGCAGCGCTCCGGCACCTCGACGGCAAAGCCGAGGATCACGGCCGACAGCGCCTTGCCGTAATTGTCGAGGCTGAGGCTGCGCGACACTCCGCCGCCGAGCGCCCCACCAGGCCGAACCCGCCCCGATCCGCAGTGCCGGCACCTTCTCTCCTCCCTTGCGCGAGCGCTCGCGTTTTCTTGTGTCACATTTTTGTGGACCTTCACCGCTTGCGCGGCGGCGCGATCCGAAGAACAATTGCCGCCATGAAGCTGGTTTCCCTTGCGACGCTTGTCGCCCTCGCCCTGGCGCATACCGCCCCGGCATCCGCGGGCGAACTCGCGCCCTTCACGACATCGCTGTCGAACAACACGCCGCTCGCCTTCGGCATGACGGCCGCCGACGCCGCGGCGGCGCTCGGCGCGCCGCTGACGTATGTCCGCGGCCGTCCGGGCGATGAAATTCTGGTTGCGGTCCGCGGCAACGGCGGCAGCGGCTTTTTTCCGCGCGGCGACCGGCTCTATCTCCAGTTCCGCAAGGGCCGGCTCACCGGCTGGAAGGGCGACTGGGGCCGCAACTGGATGTGGCGGTAGCGCAAAGCGCCTCCAGCTGCGGCGCTCCGACGTATCGTGCCGCTGCACGGCCAGCTCACCTGCAGGCGACACGACTTTCCATCGAACGCTCGAGGACATTCTTCATGGGACAGGACATTCAGCTCACCGCTTCCGATGGCTTTCAGCTCGGCGCCTATCGCGCCGATCCGACCGGCGCGCCCCGGGCCGCCGTCGTCGTCATCCAGGAGATCTTCGGCGTCAACCATCACATCCGCAACATCTGCGACCGCTTCGCCGTCCAGGGCTATACGGCGGTGGCGCCGGCGCTGTTCGACCGCAGCGAGCGCAATTTCCAGTCCGGCTATTCCCCGGAGGAGGTGGCGGTGGCGCGCAAGTTCATCGCCAAGCCGGATTTCGAGGCCTTCCTGCGCGACACCGAGGCGGCGGTGAAGGCGGTCGCCGATGTCGGTCCGGTGGGCGTCATCGGCTTCTGTCTCGGCGGCAGCGTCGCCTATCTCGCCGCCACCCGTCTCGACGGCCTCAAGGCTGCGATCGGCTATTACGGCGGGGCCATCGTGCGTTTCGCCGACGCGCCGCCGAAGGTCCCGACCCAATTGCATTTCGGCGAGAAGGACACCGGCATTCCCCTCGCCGACGTCGAGACCATCCGCGCCAAGCGGCCGGACGTGGAGGTCTTCGTCTACGAGAACGCGCAGCACGGCTTCGGCTGCGACGAACGGGCGAGCTATCACCAGCCAAGCGCCGAACTGGCGCGCCGACGCAGCCTCGACTTCTTCGCCAGGCATCTTGAGCGCTGAGCGGCCGGCACACGATCTTGGATCAGCCGACCCGTCCCCGCCGCGCCAGAAAATCGAGCAGCACCCGGATGCGTGAGGGCAGCGGCCCGCCGTTGCCGACATAGACCGCGTGAAAGGCCTCGCGGTCGCCGGGGTTGAGATGCTCGAGAACGGGCACCAGCGATCCCGCCGCAATGTCGCGGCGGACGGTGAAGCTGGCGAGCCGGGCGAGGCCGGCGCCGCCCAGGGCAAGATGGCGCAGCCCTTCGCCGTCGCTCGCCTGTACCCGGCCGCGCGGCGGCACGATCACGATCTCGCCATTCTCCTTCAGCGGCCAGCCCGCCAGGCTGCGGTCGTAGCCGAAGCCGAGACGATCGTGCCGGTCGAGATCGGCGACGGCTTGCGGCTCGCCGAACCGCTCGAGATAGGCCGGCGCGGCGACGATCATCATCGACGTATCGCCGAGCTTGCGGGCAAGCAGACTCGAACTCTTCAGCGGACCGGCGCGAACCGCCACGTCGGTGCGCTCCGCCAGCAGATCGACCACGGTGTCGGTCTGGACGATGTCGAGCGTCACCTCCGGATGAAGGGCGATGAACTCCGGCAGGGCCGGCGCGAGGATGTGGTTGGCATAGGATGCGCTGGTGTTGAGGCGGATGCGGCCGACGGCGTGCTCGCCCGAGGCAACGCGGCGCTCGGCGTCGTCGAGATCGGCGAGGATGCGGACCGCCCGTTCATAGAAGGCGCAGCCCTCCTCGGTGAGAAGGAATTTGCGGGTCGACCGATTGACGAGACGGGCGCCGAGGCGGTTCTCCAGCCGCGCCACCAGCTTGCTGACCGCCGATGGGCTCATGCGCAAGGCGCGGGCCGCGGGCGAAAATCCGCCCGTCTCGACGACGCGGACGAACACGTCCATTTCTCCGGAGCGGTTGATGTCGCGGCGCGACATGTGACGCCATTTCATAAATGATGTTCCAACACGCCTTCTATATCATCCAGACGCTTCGGCCTATCTCCCCTGGCGCATTGCAGCATTTGCAAGAAGGGGAGATCCATCAATGCCTTTGGCTCTTTATGCCCTGGCCGCGGGGGCCTTCGGCATCGGCGTCACCGAATTCGTCATCATGGGGCTGCTGCTCGATGTCGGCCGCGACCTGCAGGTCTCGATCGCCTCGGCCGGCCTGCTGATCTCCGGCTACGCCCTCGGCGTCGTGGTCGGCGCGCCGCTGCTCACCGCCGTGCTCAGCCGGCAGCCGCGCAAGCGCGTGCTGATCCTCTTGATGGCGATCTTCACCATCGGCAATGCGGCCTGCGCGCTGGCGCCGAGTTATGGATTCCTGATGGCGGCCCGGGTGCTGACCTCGCTGGCCCACGGCTCCTTCTTCGGCATCGGTTCGGTGGTTGCGACCAGCCTCGTCGCCAGGCAGATGCGCGCCTCCGCCATCGCCGTCATGTTCGCCGGCCTGACGATCGCGAACGTCCTCGGCGTGCCGTTCGGCACCTGGCTCGGCCAGCAGTTCGGCTGGCGGGCGACCTTCTGGGCGGTGAGCCTCGTTGGGATTGTCGCCCTCGCCGTCATCGCCGCCGTGCTGCCGAAAGACGATGGCGGTACTGACGCTGCGAACTGGCGCACGGATCTCGAAGCGCTGGCGCGGCGTCCGGTCCTGCTTGGGTTTGCCACTACGATTCTCGGCTATGCCGGCGTCTTCGCCGTCTTCACCTACATCGCGCCGATGCTGACGCGGATCAGCGGCTTTCCGGAAGCCGCGGTGTCACCGATCCTGCTGCTGTTCGGCGGCGGCCTCGTCCTCGGCAACCTGCTCGGCGGCCGGCTCGCCGACCGCAATCTGAACGCCAGCGTGCTCGGCAGCCTCGGCGCCCTCGGCCTCGTGCTGGCGCTGATGACGCTGGCACTGCACGACAGGATCGCGGCGGCGATTTTCGTCGGCCTGCTCGGCGCCGCCGCGTTTGCCACCGTCGCGCCGCTGCAGATGTGGGTGCTGTCGAAGGCAAAGGGCGGCAGCCAGAGCCTGGTCTCGAGCTTCAACATCGCCGCCTTCAATCTCGGCAACGCCATCGGCGCCTTCGCCGGCGGCCTCGTCATCGACCACGGGCCGGGCCTGCCATGGGTGCCGCTCGCCGCAACGCTGCTGCCGCTGCTCGCCGTTGTCACCGCGCTCGCCGGCATTCGCGCCGGGCGGAGCGAGAGCATGGCCTGCCCGTCCGCTGCCGTCTGACATTTCGCATCGACCACGCAACGAGGAGATATCCGATGGACTATCGTCGTCTTGGCACCTCGGGACTGAAGGTCCCCGTTCTCAGCTTCGGGGCCGCGACTTTCGGCGGCACGGGGCCCCTCTTCGGAAATTGGGGCACATCCAACGCACGCGAAGCCCGGCGCCTGGTGGACATCTGCCTCGAGGCCGGCGTCAATCTGTTCGACACCGCCGATGTCTATTCCAACGGCGCCTCCGAGGAGGTGCTTGGCGCCGCCATCCACGGCCGGCGCAACGACGTCCTGATCTCGACCAAGATGACGCTGCCCATGGGCGAGGGGCCCAATGATGCCGGCTCGTCGCGCTTTCGGCTGATCAAGGCGGTGGACGATGCGCTGCGCCGTCTCGGCACCGACTGGATCGACCTCCTCCAGCTCCATGCCTTCGATGCCGGAACGCCGGTCGAGGAAGTGCTCGCAACCCTCGACCAGCTCGTTCGTACCGGCAAGCTGCGCTATGTCGGGGTGTCCAACTTCCCCGCCTGGCAGCTGATGAAATCGCTCGCCGTGGCCGACCGCCACGGCTGGCCGCGCTATGTGGCGCACCAGGTCTATTACTCGCTGGTCGGCCGCGATTACGAATGGGAGCTGATGCCGCTCGCGAAGGACCAGGGCGTCGGCGCGCTGGTGTGGAGCCCGCTCGGCTGGGGCCGGCTGACCGGCAAGATCCGCCGCGGCCGGCCGCTGCCGGAGAATAGCCGCCTCCATGCCACCGCGAGCTTCGGCCCGCCGACCGCCGACGACTATCTCTTCGGCGTGATCGATGCCCTCGAGACCATCGCCGCCGAGACCGGCCGAACGGTGCCCCAGGTCGCGCTCAACTGGCTGCTGCAGCGCCCCACGGTCGCCTCGGTGATCATCGGCGCCCGCACCGAAGCCCAGCTCCGCGACAATCTCGGCGCGGTCGGCTGGCAGCTGACGCCGGAGCAG encodes the following:
- a CDS encoding energy transducer TonB; amino-acid sequence: MSFADAPASPSRVLWMSAAAVALFLHVGGAVLAFAHLSEAEVDEELGAPGMEISLELAAPQAPPSDLPPGPDSEASPASNAASAQKAELMPSELPKEVPVESEEPDRVVAPNATDKPPKDEPVKPAAQAAPAAESAASEATARPTSETAKPSDRATTPAQGIGAAKQRVRTTWQKELVAHLDRHKRYPSERTEKAAEILVSFTLDRRGHILASSIARSSGDPAFDAAALAMLKRSDPVPAPPPLIADETLSFTVPVIFRVNKGRG
- the exbD gene encoding TonB system transport protein ExbD is translated as MGVTFTDVDDADDFGETHEINVTPFIDVILVLLIIFMVAAPLSTVDLPVDLPSSTATPQKRPDKPTYVTIQADLAVAIGETPVKRVDLVSTLDGQGGDGGKDRRIFLRADRTVPYGEMMNILDLLRSGGYLKVALIALEGVPGGAAAAAKP
- the exbB gene encoding tonB-system energizer ExbB; protein product: MRRMISVLAAGLVAALLAVPVAAQQGAAQQGAARPGALASPAPAPIAASPAVTATPAAPPPVVAAPVESAAPPPVAATDAGPHQIRALAVPHELSPWSMFMAADIVVKAVMVGLAFASLVTWTVFIGKFVEQLLAQRRLRGALEAIAEARSIAEARSALGDRSSILAGFLAAALREARLSAGISSDAGIKERAASSFAEISRAEARRMRFGMGVLATIGATSPFVGLFGTVWGIMNSFIGISKAQTTNLAVVAPGIAEALLATAIGLVAAIPAVIIYNHFARVTKAYLEMVSRASGAAGRLLSRDLDRAHGGGMRTAAE
- a CDS encoding Fe2+-dependent dioxygenase yields the protein MLICVPDVLSKQEVADFRRVMDAAQWEDGRATAGGQSAMVKHNEQLPPDGEVARRLGQRIISALTANPLFVSAAIPRQIFPPLFNRYAASGGHHFGIHVDNAVRGDPLTGLRIRTDLSVTLFLSEPEDYDGGDLVIEDDYGSHEVKLPAGHLVLYPSASLHMVTPVTRGARVASFFWLQSMIRDDRARSMIFDLDAAIQGLSGRLGRGDPETVKLTGIYHNLIRYWAEV
- a CDS encoding TonB-dependent siderophore receptor, whose translation is MSGVRAPRSLRSNIVIAIPNEADYPARRVTAVAGLIAVASIGGAEAQQSTLPAVTVDAPVARPKPASRPTADQVRARTALRRAARRQREAAAQPVPFPNAGGLAPPDADPYADAAAPYKVNRLSSGKFTEPIVNTPKSITVLSKELLDDKNATSLREIGRTTAGVTLGSGEGGNAFGDRFFIRGFDARNDVFIDGIRDPAVSIRENFFTEQIEILRGPASSYAGRGTAGGAINIVTKQAADRNFYNAESTFGTDRTRRLTLDVNQVISPTFAMRAGGMFQDAGVAGRDVTTDNRWGGFIATKWTPTDNVKITANYVHTDLSGIPDFGVPYYKQGNVPVTEVGVPREAWYGFRYRDFQKVKQDFGTVTGEFRVNENLTLSNRSRAERSVLNYIGTLPEQPKTSNPNPALWTFSANPQSRYQVTDVLANQSDATYKFDTGPWKHTAVVGAEFANEKVSIDRYTGLASEAAGSSAFSGSGALANQSIFSPAYTDLPFYSSPTLIGNPTRYNVDTKSVYLIETANYDDLLILNGGVRYDGYSITSSNNTASNATSADLVNYNGGVVYKPLPIGSIYAAYATSSNPFGAELDGTAADYGGFSPTLSPTQILGPERNKGVEIGTKWELFDRHLLVSGALFQTDKTNARETVNNVLQSGAAYRIQGIDLEAGGNITDRWSLFGGLVLMKSKVTQTAIAGNVGLQLANIAHESFSLLTKYKLDGGWEIGGQAIYRSKIYGGTFAANTGTELPSYWRFDAFVEKKVNENLSMKLYVQNLTNALYYDTLYRSAAPFVAVGPGRAAYLVTTAKF
- a CDS encoding MFS transporter; protein product: MLEKTRQQPGADRGGAREPMSRRATEIALLVASAFFMEMLDGTVIVTALPEMAKSFGVNPVDLTLGMTAYMLTLAVFIPLSGWFADRFGSRRVFVLALAIFTLASVLCGLATGTWSFTLARVLQGFGGSMMVPVGRLAVLRTTPKQHLIRAIAVITWPGLIAPIIGPAAGGFLTTYVDWRWIFFLNVPLGLAGMAFAWRLIPEGEDSRDRPLDRAGFVLSAAACLAFTYGLNLFGNVDVPVVLASLLVIAGLGFAVATYIHAQRHPSPLLDLSSLKIQTYAVSVGGGTLLRTVISTAPFLLPLMFQVGFGLDAFEAGLLVLAVFVGNLGIKPLTTPMLRRLGFRRLLLGNGLLFAATLVGCAFLTPQTPRVLLLLLLLISGASRSTQFTAIATIAFADVPQQRMSGANTFFSLMFQLSLGLSVAVGAVCLKIASLLLGHPAGSLTLADFRLAFLLTAGLVLIGLIDSFRLPANAGEAVSRKS